A window of the Bacillus sp. A301a_S52 genome harbors these coding sequences:
- the dnaB gene encoding replicative DNA helicase, producing MTDFFADRTPPQNIEAEQAVLGAIFLEDQALITASERLIPEDFYRVAHQRIYTVMLELSSKSEPVDLVTVTSELETKNWLEETGGVSYLSDLANAVPTAANISYYSQIVEEKSLLRKLIRVATNIATEGYAADEDVEAILSDAEKAILEVAQKRSAGEFADIKDVLIEAFDKIEMLQHTAGEVTGIPTGFTELDRITAGFQRNDLVIVAARPSVGKTAFALNISQNVATKTDENVAIFSLEMGADQLVMRMLCAEGNIDAQRLRTGRLEDEDWQRLTMAMGSLSKAGIYIDDTPGIKVKDIRAKCRKLKKERGLGMIMIDYLQLIQGDSRSGEGRQQEVSEISRELKGLARELELPVIALSQLSRGVESRQDKRPMMSDIRESGSIEQDADIVAFLYRDDYYDQESENKDIIEIIIAKQRNGPVGTVELAFVKEYNKFVNLERRFDEGDMPPGA from the coding sequence ATGACCGACTTCTTTGCCGACAGGACACCACCACAAAATATTGAAGCCGAACAGGCGGTGCTAGGAGCGATCTTTTTAGAAGATCAAGCTCTTATCACCGCCTCTGAACGTCTGATTCCGGAGGATTTCTACCGGGTTGCACACCAACGTATCTATACGGTAATGCTTGAACTGTCCTCAAAAAGTGAACCTGTCGATCTTGTGACAGTCACGTCAGAACTTGAGACTAAGAACTGGCTTGAGGAAACCGGCGGCGTGTCTTATTTAAGTGATCTTGCTAATGCTGTACCAACAGCAGCAAACATTAGCTACTACAGTCAAATCGTTGAAGAAAAATCTCTTTTACGCAAGCTCATACGAGTTGCGACTAACATTGCAACAGAAGGTTATGCTGCAGATGAAGATGTGGAAGCCATCTTAAGTGATGCAGAAAAAGCCATTTTAGAAGTAGCTCAAAAAAGAAGTGCCGGTGAATTTGCAGATATAAAAGATGTACTTATAGAGGCCTTTGACAAAATTGAAATGCTTCAGCATACAGCTGGAGAAGTAACAGGTATACCAACAGGTTTCACAGAACTTGATCGAATAACCGCTGGATTTCAGCGAAATGACCTCGTTATTGTGGCAGCTCGACCATCAGTAGGAAAAACTGCCTTTGCGTTAAACATTTCACAAAATGTGGCGACTAAAACAGATGAAAATGTGGCAATTTTTAGTTTGGAGATGGGAGCTGACCAGCTCGTCATGAGGATGCTGTGCGCGGAAGGAAATATTGATGCTCAAAGACTTCGTACCGGCCGCCTTGAAGACGAGGATTGGCAGCGCCTTACAATGGCAATGGGGAGCTTATCAAAAGCAGGTATTTATATAGATGATACACCAGGAATAAAAGTGAAAGATATTCGCGCTAAGTGTCGTAAACTAAAAAAAGAGCGTGGACTTGGCATGATTATGATTGATTACTTGCAACTTATTCAAGGGGATTCACGTAGTGGAGAAGGCCGTCAACAGGAGGTATCAGAGATCTCTCGTGAATTAAAAGGATTAGCGAGAGAACTTGAACTGCCGGTTATTGCCTTATCCCAGCTCTCTCGAGGCGTGGAGTCCCGTCAGGACAAACGCCCGATGATGTCTGATATTAGGGAATCAGGAAGTATCGAGCAGGATGCCGATATCGTTGCTTTCTTGTACCGGGATGACTACTATGATCAAGAATCGGAAAATAAAGATATTATTGAAATAATTATAGCAAAGCAACGTAACGGTCCTGTGGGAACAGTGGAACTCGCTTTCGTGAAAGAATACAATAAATTTGTAAACTTGGAACGCCGTTTTGATGAAGGGGATATGCCACCAGGGGCCTAA
- a CDS encoding DUF951 domain-containing protein, whose product MSDKPFELHDVVEMKKAHPCGENRWKIIRMGMDIRIKCLGCDHSVMIPRKEFRKKMKRILERPSENLS is encoded by the coding sequence ATGAGTGATAAACCATTTGAATTGCATGATGTTGTTGAAATGAAAAAGGCACATCCATGTGGAGAGAATCGTTGGAAAATTATTCGAATGGGGATGGACATTCGAATTAAATGCCTCGGATGCGATCACAGTGTTATGATTCCAAGAAAGGAATTTCGGAAAAAAATGAAACGAATATTAGAGAGACCATCCGAAAACCTGTCTTAA
- a CDS encoding YybS family protein, whose amino-acid sequence MKSQNVVREGAISLGIYIGILLISLIVPLVGLVSFLFLPFPFIYFSYKYELRAGIVLGLVSFLILVIVFGPLAVPLTLLFSVTGIVIGELFRRKEGGFPVLLGGSLSFIASIVFIYIGTVVFFNLNPIDELQQAMYEQTEIMSDMLFIGGQSEEEALTETVHDIIEEIGVIAPFLMIIIGVGWALIIQLIAYGLLRKKGYPVTGFPPIREWGFPKSFIWYYLITYLFIIIGVSEGTAMYTAIANLMPMLELIMVIQGFAFIFFYAYIKRINRVLPIFLVILGVVFPIFLHIVRILGIIDLGFDLRKRINPQN is encoded by the coding sequence ATGAAGAGTCAAAACGTCGTACGAGAGGGCGCTATATCCCTCGGAATATACATAGGAATACTACTCATATCATTAATCGTTCCGTTAGTTGGATTAGTTTCCTTTTTGTTTTTACCATTTCCTTTTATCTATTTTTCATATAAGTATGAATTAAGAGCTGGAATCGTATTGGGGCTGGTATCTTTTTTAATACTTGTTATTGTTTTTGGTCCACTGGCAGTGCCGCTAACCCTTTTATTCTCTGTAACGGGCATCGTCATTGGAGAACTGTTTCGGCGAAAAGAAGGAGGGTTTCCCGTCCTCCTTGGTGGCTCACTAAGCTTTATCGCCTCGATTGTCTTCATATATATAGGGACGGTTGTGTTCTTTAATCTGAATCCAATCGATGAATTGCAGCAGGCTATGTATGAGCAAACCGAAATCATGTCAGATATGCTGTTTATCGGAGGGCAATCAGAAGAAGAGGCCTTAACAGAAACGGTGCATGATATTATTGAGGAAATCGGGGTTATTGCCCCCTTTTTAATGATTATAATTGGAGTAGGTTGGGCGTTGATTATCCAGTTAATCGCCTATGGATTGTTAAGAAAGAAGGGGTATCCAGTGACAGGGTTCCCACCGATTCGAGAGTGGGGTTTTCCTAAGTCATTTATATGGTATTATTTGATTACCTACCTTTTTATTATAATAGGGGTTTCAGAAGGTACTGCCATGTATACAGCTATAGCTAACTTGATGCCGATGCTCGAGCTCATTATGGTCATACAAGGGTTTGCTTTTATCTTTTTCTATGCGTATATTAAACGAATTAATCGTGTTTTACCAATTTTTCTAGTTATCCTTGGCGTTGTTTTTCCGATTTTTCTTCATATTGTAAGGATCTTAGGTATAATTGATTTAGGCTTTGATTTAAGAAAAAGAATCAACCCGCAGAATTAG
- a CDS encoding 30S ribosomal protein S6: MRNYEIMYIVRPNLEEAAIKETIERFNKILTDNGAEVTETEEMGKKRLAYEIEDFTEGFYVLLKLKAEKQALDEFNRLSSINDNILRTLTVREDE; this comes from the coding sequence ATGCGCAATTACGAAATTATGTACATTGTACGTCCAAATTTGGAAGAAGCGGCGATCAAAGAAACGATCGAACGTTTTAACAAAATTTTGACAGACAACGGCGCAGAAGTGACTGAAACGGAGGAAATGGGCAAGAAACGTCTTGCTTATGAGATCGAGGATTTCACGGAAGGGTTTTATGTGCTTTTGAAGCTTAAAGCCGAAAAACAAGCGCTTGATGAATTTAATCGTTTAAGCTCAATCAACGACAATATTTTACGTACATTAACTGTACGTGAAGACGAATAG
- the ychF gene encoding redox-regulated ATPase YchF, whose protein sequence is MALTTGIVGLPNVGKSTLFNAITQAGAESANYPFCTIDPNVGIVEVPDVRLNKLTEMVEPDKTVPTAFEFTDIAGIVEGASKGEGLGNKFLSHIRQVDAISHVVRCFNDDNITHVSGSVDPIRDVQVINLELILADLETVEKRIGKVEKMAKQKDKEAIVEYEVLVKLRDAFEEEKPARSITFTKEQEKLVKGLHLLTWKPVLYVANVSEDELLDTEGNPYVQKVKEFAAKENSEVIVVCAKIESEIAELEGEEKEEFLQDLGIEESGLDQLIKAAYSLLGLDTYFTAGKQEVRAWTIRRGTKAPQAAGVIHTDFERGFIRAEVVSYDDLTTAGSMAVAKEQGKVRLEGKDYVVKDGDVVHFRFNV, encoded by the coding sequence ATGGCTTTAACAACGGGAATCGTAGGTCTTCCAAACGTAGGGAAGTCCACTTTATTTAACGCTATTACACAGGCTGGGGCAGAGTCCGCAAATTATCCATTTTGTACAATTGATCCGAATGTAGGAATCGTGGAAGTGCCAGATGTACGGCTTAACAAGTTAACAGAGATGGTAGAGCCGGATAAAACTGTCCCGACAGCATTTGAATTTACTGACATTGCCGGAATTGTTGAAGGGGCGAGTAAAGGGGAAGGCCTTGGAAATAAGTTTTTGTCGCATATTAGACAAGTGGATGCGATTTCCCATGTCGTGCGCTGCTTTAATGATGATAATATTACCCACGTTTCAGGTAGTGTTGACCCTATACGTGATGTACAGGTTATAAATCTTGAGCTTATTTTAGCTGACTTAGAAACCGTGGAGAAAAGAATTGGTAAAGTGGAGAAGATGGCAAAGCAGAAAGATAAAGAAGCCATTGTCGAATATGAAGTTCTCGTGAAGCTCCGTGATGCATTTGAGGAAGAAAAGCCAGCTCGAAGCATTACCTTCACTAAAGAACAAGAAAAGCTTGTGAAGGGGCTTCATTTACTTACATGGAAGCCGGTTCTTTATGTAGCCAATGTAAGTGAAGATGAATTATTAGATACTGAAGGTAATCCTTATGTGCAAAAAGTAAAGGAATTTGCTGCGAAAGAGAATTCTGAAGTCATTGTTGTCTGCGCGAAGATTGAATCTGAAATTGCTGAACTTGAAGGAGAAGAAAAAGAAGAATTTTTGCAAGACTTAGGGATTGAGGAATCAGGTCTTGATCAGCTCATCAAAGCAGCCTATAGTTTGCTAGGATTGGATACGTACTTTACAGCAGGTAAACAAGAAGTACGGGCATGGACAATCCGGCGAGGAACGAAAGCCCCTCAGGCAGCAGGCGTCATTCATACAGATTTTGAACGTGGGTTCATTCGAGCTGAAGTTGTTTCCTATGATGATTTAACAACGGCTGGCTCTATGGCAGTAGCGAAGGAACAAGGGAAAGTACGATTAGAGGGAAAAGACTATGTTGTTAAAGATGGAGATGTTGTTCACTTCCGCTTTAATGTTTAA
- a CDS encoding 30S ribosomal protein S18, which translates to MARRGRPKRRKVCYFTVNKIKKIDYKDLDLLRKFISERGKILPRRVTGTSAKYQRQLTRAIKRARTMALLPFVTE; encoded by the coding sequence ATGGCACGTCGAGGTCGACCAAAGCGTCGTAAAGTTTGTTACTTCACAGTTAACAAAATTAAAAAAATCGATTATAAAGACTTAGACTTACTACGTAAGTTTATCTCTGAACGAGGAAAAATTCTTCCACGCCGAGTGACTGGTACTTCAGCTAAGTATCAACGTCAATTAACTCGTGCTATCAAACGTGCACGAACAATGGCATTATTGCCTTTCGTTACGGAATAA
- a CDS encoding aminotransferase class V-fold PLP-dependent enzyme, with the protein MIYFDQAASSFPKPAGVAEAMAEAVQQFAANPGRSGHQLARRANEVVERTRKKLALLFHHDSDRHIVFSLNATTALNQAIEGLMWEPDDHIIATQLEHNAVRRPLERLKSEKNIHVTYVQKDSEKEWSELIEAAMTKRTKLVIVNHGSNVTGDILPLKAISEVVSEHQVLLCVDASQTAGIVDINMTTMGIDMLAFPGHKGLMGPQGTGVLMVKKHIELRPLIVGGTGNTSELPEQPETWPERLESGTLNTPGIAGLLKGIETIHNIGTKTIYEHEKKLAIRCIEGLKAIGDIEIVGPDTHHERLGVVSFLVKGIDPHELAIILDDHYHIAVRAGLHCSPLAHQVCGTSQTGLVRASFGVYNTLEEVDIFLSAVAEIKEGLLE; encoded by the coding sequence ATGATCTATTTCGATCAAGCAGCGTCTAGCTTTCCAAAGCCAGCAGGGGTGGCAGAAGCAATGGCAGAGGCTGTGCAACAGTTTGCTGCAAATCCAGGAAGAAGCGGGCATCAATTAGCAAGACGAGCCAATGAAGTTGTTGAAAGGACACGGAAAAAACTAGCCTTATTGTTTCATCATGATAGTGATAGGCACATCGTATTTTCGTTAAATGCCACAACAGCACTGAATCAAGCCATTGAAGGTCTAATGTGGGAACCAGATGATCATATTATCGCAACACAGCTGGAACATAATGCGGTGCGACGGCCTTTAGAACGGTTAAAAAGTGAAAAGAATATTCATGTGACTTATGTTCAGAAGGATAGTGAAAAAGAGTGGTCAGAACTTATTGAGGCTGCAATGACCAAACGCACAAAGCTGGTGATTGTCAATCATGGTTCGAATGTAACAGGTGACATTCTCCCACTAAAAGCGATAAGTGAGGTTGTCAGTGAGCATCAGGTTCTATTATGCGTTGATGCCTCTCAAACTGCGGGCATAGTCGATATTAATATGACGACTATGGGAATTGACATGCTTGCTTTTCCCGGACATAAAGGATTAATGGGACCACAAGGAACAGGAGTACTAATGGTGAAAAAGCATATAGAGCTTAGACCGCTTATCGTAGGAGGGACCGGTAATACGTCTGAATTACCTGAACAACCTGAGACCTGGCCAGAAAGGTTAGAAAGTGGCACGTTAAACACACCTGGTATCGCTGGATTATTGAAAGGAATTGAAACGATACATAACATTGGGACAAAGACCATTTATGAGCACGAAAAAAAGTTGGCAATCCGTTGTATAGAAGGATTAAAAGCTATCGGTGATATCGAGATTGTCGGGCCTGATACACATCATGAAAGACTTGGGGTCGTGTCGTTCTTAGTGAAAGGGATTGATCCCCATGAACTGGCCATTATATTAGATGATCATTATCACATTGCTGTACGAGCCGGTCTCCATTGTTCGCCGCTTGCACATCAGGTCTGCGGCACGAGCCAAACAGGGCTCGTACGTGCTAGTTTTGGGGTATATAATACATTAGAGGAAGTAGATATCTTTTTATCAGCTGTGGCTGAGATAAAAGAGGGGTTGCTAGAATAG
- a CDS encoding DUF554 domain-containing protein yields the protein MVLFGTLVNGIAIIVGAWLGIKIKGFSPAMRDTVMKAIGLAVLVLGLTMALEGQQFLITIFSLTLGGVIGERMNIEGKLNEVGNWLERRMKQTGGGKVAEGFVAATLLYVVGAMAIIGALDSGMRQDHSVLLIKSVLDGFSSIVFAATMGIGVMFSAIPVIVYQGGIALAATLMTKNIPQPLFDVVIMELTAVGGLMIIGIGLNILGLPKIRVANLLPALVIAVILAIFYYFWF from the coding sequence ATGGTTTTATTCGGAACACTTGTAAATGGAATTGCGATCATTGTTGGGGCTTGGCTCGGTATAAAGATAAAAGGGTTTTCTCCTGCAATGAGAGATACCGTCATGAAAGCAATTGGACTGGCGGTCTTAGTATTAGGTTTAACGATGGCATTAGAAGGTCAGCAATTTCTTATTACTATTTTTAGTTTGACACTTGGGGGAGTTATTGGGGAAAGGATGAATATTGAGGGGAAGCTAAATGAAGTAGGGAACTGGTTAGAAAGAAGGATGAAACAAACAGGTGGTGGCAAAGTGGCAGAAGGGTTTGTGGCTGCTACTTTATTATACGTCGTTGGGGCAATGGCCATTATTGGCGCATTAGACAGCGGGATGCGACAAGATCATTCTGTTCTACTTATAAAATCAGTCCTCGATGGTTTCTCTTCGATTGTTTTTGCAGCTACCATGGGTATCGGTGTTATGTTTTCAGCTATTCCTGTTATTGTTTATCAAGGGGGAATAGCGTTAGCAGCAACTCTTATGACAAAAAACATTCCTCAGCCTCTTTTTGACGTTGTAATAATGGAGTTAACTGCGGTTGGAGGTTTGATGATTATTGGTATAGGTTTAAATATATTAGGACTTCCAAAAATAAGGGTAGCCAATCTATTACCTGCCTTAGTGATTGCTGTTATTTTAGCTATTTTTTATTATTTTTGGTTTTGA
- the rplI gene encoding 50S ribosomal protein L9 produces MKVIFLKDVKGKGKKGEVKNVSEGYARNYLLKNNLAVEANKGNMKTLEKKQESAERQAEEELNEAQRFKEKLEDMTVELKAKAGEGGRLFGAVTNKQIAERLKKMNMKVDKRKIEMDEPIRSLGYTNVTIKVHPKVTATLKVHVVEE; encoded by the coding sequence ATGAAAGTCATCTTTTTGAAGGATGTAAAAGGAAAAGGGAAAAAAGGGGAAGTAAAGAATGTATCAGAAGGATATGCGAGGAACTACCTTCTAAAAAATAACCTCGCTGTTGAAGCGAATAAAGGGAACATGAAGACGCTAGAGAAGAAGCAGGAAAGTGCAGAGCGTCAAGCGGAAGAAGAATTAAATGAGGCTCAAAGATTTAAAGAAAAACTCGAAGATATGACAGTTGAATTAAAAGCGAAAGCCGGCGAGGGCGGCCGCCTGTTTGGAGCCGTAACGAATAAACAAATTGCTGAACGCTTGAAAAAAATGAACATGAAGGTCGATAAACGGAAAATTGAGATGGATGAACCTATTCGATCATTAGGATATACAAATGTGACGATTAAAGTGCATCCTAAAGTAACTGCCACATTGAAAGTTCATGTAGTGGAAGAGTAA
- a CDS encoding DHH family phosphoesterase, whose translation MPKFLLRRWHGYHVMTLFSLLVLFIGIVMYYQWHLGLLGVVCASIVIFLMMRARQQFEKELGEYVSTLSYRVNKAGEEAVTKLPIGILLYNDERYIQWTNPYLTGVMEQELIGAPISVFSKKLMEDVDSEKKLFLTSISDENYRVFHEPDERLLYFINVTEEQEFKDLFEREKTVIGLIYLDNYDEVTQGMDDQVRSKLLSHVTDALNRWSKVHDIFIRRTSSDRFIAIFNEEALQALEENRFTLLDEIRENTGKEKVSLTLSIGIGSGQSSLRELGSLAQSSLDLALGRGGDQVAIKEKNGKVRFYGGKSNAVEKRTRVRARVISHAIRDFVKESDKVFVMGHRNPDMDAIGAAIGVLKIAEASGKDGFVILDPNDVNQTVHKLLEEIEDHDDLWARFITPEEAREEATDDTLLVVVDTHKPSLVIEPKLLDKMDRKIVIDHHRRGEDFIDDAVLVYMEPYASSTAELVTELLEYQPSHPELGVLEATALLAGIIVDTKSFAIRTGARTFDAASYLRSRGADTILVQKLMKEDLDQYVRRSKLVENAYIYSGGMAIAKGYPEQPYNQILIAQAADTLLTMNDVVASFVISELADGRISISARSLGDVNVQVIMEMMQGGGHLTNAATQLDEGTIEDAEERLKEKIDEYFKGGQST comes from the coding sequence ATGCCCAAATTTCTGTTAAGAAGATGGCATGGTTATCACGTCATGACATTATTCAGTCTATTAGTGCTATTTATTGGGATTGTTATGTATTATCAATGGCATTTGGGACTGTTAGGAGTTGTCTGTGCAAGTATTGTCATTTTTTTAATGATGCGTGCTAGACAACAATTTGAAAAAGAATTGGGAGAGTATGTCTCCACGTTGTCCTACCGCGTAAACAAAGCGGGAGAAGAAGCCGTCACGAAATTACCTATTGGGATTCTCCTTTATAATGACGAGAGGTATATTCAATGGACAAACCCTTATTTAACTGGGGTGATGGAGCAAGAGCTTATTGGCGCACCCATCTCTGTTTTTTCTAAAAAGTTAATGGAAGACGTCGATAGCGAAAAAAAGCTCTTCTTAACAAGTATTAGTGATGAAAATTATCGTGTTTTTCATGAGCCTGATGAGCGGCTATTGTATTTTATCAATGTGACTGAAGAGCAAGAGTTTAAAGATTTATTTGAACGAGAGAAAACGGTTATCGGTTTGATTTACCTTGATAATTATGATGAAGTGACGCAAGGAATGGATGATCAAGTCCGGAGTAAGTTATTATCTCATGTGACAGATGCGTTAAACCGATGGTCAAAAGTTCATGATATTTTCATAAGAAGGACTTCGTCGGATCGTTTTATTGCGATTTTTAATGAAGAAGCTTTACAAGCTTTAGAGGAAAATCGCTTCACCCTTTTAGATGAAATTCGAGAAAACACGGGGAAGGAAAAGGTGTCCTTGACGTTAAGTATCGGCATAGGTAGTGGGCAATCATCTTTACGGGAACTAGGAAGCTTAGCGCAATCAAGTCTTGATTTAGCGCTAGGGCGTGGTGGTGACCAAGTTGCTATAAAAGAGAAGAACGGGAAAGTTCGGTTCTACGGTGGGAAATCTAATGCCGTGGAGAAGCGAACAAGGGTTAGAGCCCGTGTCATTTCACATGCTATTCGTGATTTTGTTAAAGAAAGTGACAAAGTGTTTGTGATGGGGCACCGCAATCCAGATATGGATGCTATTGGGGCGGCTATCGGGGTGTTGAAAATTGCTGAAGCGAGCGGAAAAGATGGCTTTGTTATACTAGATCCTAATGACGTCAACCAGACCGTACACAAACTACTTGAAGAAATAGAAGACCATGATGATTTATGGGCTAGGTTTATTACCCCGGAAGAAGCGAGAGAAGAAGCAACGGATGACACGCTTCTTGTCGTTGTAGATACACATAAGCCCTCACTCGTCATCGAGCCGAAACTGCTAGACAAGATGGATCGAAAGATTGTTATTGATCACCATCGGCGAGGTGAAGATTTTATAGATGATGCTGTACTTGTATACATGGAGCCTTATGCCTCTTCCACGGCAGAGCTTGTAACAGAGCTATTAGAATATCAACCCTCTCACCCTGAATTAGGAGTGTTAGAAGCGACCGCCCTTCTAGCTGGGATTATTGTGGACACGAAAAGCTTTGCCATTAGAACAGGGGCACGGACATTTGATGCAGCATCATATTTAAGAAGTCGAGGTGCCGATACTATTCTAGTTCAAAAATTGATGAAAGAAGATCTCGATCAATACGTTAGGCGTTCTAAGCTTGTGGAAAATGCGTATATCTACTCAGGTGGTATGGCCATTGCTAAAGGCTATCCTGAACAGCCATACAATCAAATTCTTATTGCGCAAGCTGCTGACACCCTTTTGACGATGAATGATGTCGTAGCATCATTCGTTATTTCTGAATTAGCAGACGGACGAATTAGTATTAGTGCCAGATCGCTCGGTGATGTGAATGTCCAAGTCATTATGGAAATGATGCAAGGGGGCGGCCACTTAACGAATGCCGCCACACAGCTTGATGAAGGTACAATTGAAGATGCTGAAGAGCGATTAAAAGAAAAAATTGATGAATATTTCAAGGGAGGACAATCAACATGA
- a CDS encoding ParB/RepB/Spo0J family partition protein — protein MARGLGKGIGAFFPDATEEQEGKIEDIKVSDLRPNPYQPRKTFEKEAIQELMSSVKQHGILQPLIVRKSIKGYEIVVGERRYRAAKEAKLKVVPAVVKELSEDEMMEIALIENLQREDLNPLEEAKAYQKLMEHLQVTQEELAKRLGKSRPHIANYVRLLQLPQLAQQYLSEGKLSMGHARALLGLKNEKQLTPLIQKVIKERMSVRQLEEWIQRSNEDVSRGTSKKKLSPFLKEKESTLKAFFGTNVQIKKGRKKGKIEIDFFSDEDLQRILELLHQTEEDE, from the coding sequence ATGGCTAGAGGGCTTGGAAAGGGAATAGGTGCCTTTTTCCCTGATGCGACAGAAGAGCAAGAGGGTAAAATAGAAGACATTAAAGTGAGTGATTTACGGCCTAACCCTTATCAACCACGGAAAACATTTGAAAAAGAAGCCATACAGGAGTTAATGTCTTCTGTTAAACAGCATGGTATTTTACAGCCACTTATCGTTCGTAAAAGTATTAAAGGTTACGAAATAGTAGTAGGAGAACGACGTTATCGTGCTGCTAAGGAAGCAAAGCTTAAAGTTGTCCCTGCTGTTGTTAAAGAACTGTCTGAAGACGAGATGATGGAGATTGCCCTTATTGAAAATCTCCAGCGTGAGGACTTAAATCCTCTTGAAGAAGCAAAAGCTTATCAAAAATTGATGGAGCATTTGCAAGTGACGCAGGAAGAATTAGCTAAACGATTAGGGAAAAGCCGGCCGCACATTGCGAATTATGTGCGATTACTACAGTTACCACAGTTAGCCCAACAGTACCTCTCTGAAGGGAAGTTATCAATGGGGCATGCAAGAGCCCTGTTAGGCCTAAAAAATGAGAAACAATTAACACCATTGATTCAAAAAGTGATAAAAGAACGGATGAGTGTTCGCCAATTAGAAGAGTGGATTCAACGATCAAATGAAGATGTTTCACGTGGAACATCGAAGAAGAAGCTCTCTCCCTTTTTAAAGGAAAAGGAATCAACTTTAAAAGCTTTTTTTGGCACGAACGTTCAAATTAAAAAGGGTAGAAAAAAAGGAAAGATTGAGATTGATTTCTTTTCTGATGAAGATTTGCAGCGCATATTAGAGCTCCTCCATCAGACGGAAGAAGACGAATAA
- the ssb gene encoding single-stranded DNA-binding protein has protein sequence MINRVVLVGRLTKDPELRYTANGIAVASFTLAVNRPFSNQQGNREADFINCVVWRKQAENVANFLKKGSQAGVDGRIQTRSFDNNEGRRVFMTEVVAESVQFLEPRGSGGSGGGGQYAGGGYGESDNSGYQNTPNQGGFGQGNQGGQGNQGGYGGQGSQNDDPFAGDGKPIDINDDDLPF, from the coding sequence ATGATAAACCGTGTCGTTTTAGTGGGACGTTTAACGAAAGACCCAGAACTGCGGTACACTGCCAATGGCATTGCTGTCGCATCTTTTACTTTAGCTGTAAATCGCCCATTTTCAAACCAACAGGGAAATCGAGAAGCGGATTTTATTAACTGTGTGGTTTGGAGAAAGCAAGCCGAAAATGTCGCTAACTTCTTGAAAAAAGGAAGTCAAGCAGGTGTTGACGGCCGCATACAAACACGAAGTTTTGATAATAACGAAGGGCGTCGTGTTTTCATGACAGAAGTGGTGGCTGAAAGTGTTCAGTTCCTTGAGCCTCGTGGTTCAGGCGGATCTGGAGGGGGAGGCCAGTATGCAGGTGGCGGCTATGGCGAAAGCGACAACAGCGGTTATCAAAACACTCCAAACCAGGGAGGTTTTGGTCAAGGTAATCAAGGAGGCCAAGGTAACCAGGGTGGTTATGGCGGTCAAGGATCACAGAATGATGATCCATTTGCCGGAGACGGAAAACCAATTGATATTAATGATGATGATCTTCCGTTCTAA
- the yyaC gene encoding spore protease YyaC, whose product MVYGQFVKEKKYASFRVHVDDPLATQELAKRIFNLLPDSPETPIVIVNIGSDRSTGDSLGPLTGTKLLTRRSPLYNVYGSLDAPIHAKNLEDTLTHIHDTYDHPFIIAVDACLGRTENVGMLTVMEGPVMPGAAVKKKLPPVGDIHLTGIVNVSGYMEMLVLQNTRLAIVMALADTLSTALWRAACWQVNRRQVLYPSRGALL is encoded by the coding sequence ATGGTTTATGGTCAATTTGTGAAAGAAAAAAAATATGCCTCCTTTCGTGTACACGTCGATGACCCCCTAGCAACTCAAGAGTTGGCTAAACGTATTTTTAATCTGTTGCCTGACTCACCTGAGACTCCTATCGTTATCGTGAATATTGGCAGTGATCGTTCTACTGGTGATTCATTAGGGCCACTTACAGGAACAAAGCTTCTCACAAGACGTTCACCACTTTATAACGTTTACGGCTCATTGGACGCCCCAATTCATGCGAAAAATCTTGAAGATACATTGACTCATATCCATGACACGTATGATCATCCTTTTATAATCGCTGTTGATGCTTGTCTTGGCAGAACGGAGAATGTCGGTATGCTTACCGTAATGGAAGGCCCAGTTATGCCGGGAGCTGCTGTGAAAAAGAAACTTCCTCCTGTTGGTGATATTCATTTAACCGGTATCGTCAACGTGAGTGGTTACATGGAAATGCTTGTATTGCAAAATACAAGACTAGCTATTGTCATGGCATTAGCTGATACGCTATCAACAGCGTTATGGCGTGCAGCATGTTGGCAAGTAAATCGTCGTCAAGTTCTCTATCCTTCTCGTGGCGCCCTATTATGA